The stretch of DNA TATGTGAGAAAAAGAAGAAACGAAGGAGGCGACCAAAGGGTGGTATGAAACATAAGAAATACAAACCATATGACAAATTAAGTTGGAGTGAAAGACGGGATCTGGAAGAAAAGGAGGCAGTTCGAGCTAACCAGAAAAGGGAAGATGCATTTAAACACGGACACCCAGTTGCGCCGTATAATACCACCCAGTATTTGATGGAGGATCATATTAAAAATGAGGAAATTAATCCAGATTTGCATTTAGAAGGACACTGCCATAGAATTAATTCTAGAGAGTCGCGGGAAGGTTCCGGTGGGGGCACTGATTCTTCCGAAGAATCTTTTACTTCTACAGAAGATGAGGAAATTGAAAATGACAGTTCTTATCAGGAACATCAATTCACAGAGACATACGATAATATGGCAGCAGAAAGATTAAGAAATATGAGCAAAGATGAATTAATCAAAGATTATGTCGAACTTGAATCTAAACTTGACCGACTGGAAAAAAGGTACAGAAGACGTCAGATGCGTTCCAAAAGTGGTGAAAGTTCGGGGTCGCTCAGTTCTGGAGGAGAGGAGTTTATGGATTTTGATGAAGTGAAAAAATTTCAAGAAGAAAACAGAAGATTAAAAGAGGAAAATGAactgttaaaaaaagaaattggaaAATTATCAGATCAGGGATCTAATTAAAACTGAAGATTTTGACTTGCATTGTGAGTTAGGAAGAGATGAACTCCTCCAAGCCAATCAAggtgctgatatttttttttttacatgtgtatGTATAAATTTGTAGATTTTCCTCTTTTCAGtacattttatcatatttttttaacaactaTCTTGTAGTTTTAAACAAACGAGTTCCGACAATTTTTTTCTCTATatcatgtaaaattgagaaaaaaaaaatgaattgaatatgaatatttttttttctaaatgggagcaggttgaaacattttattattcCCTTTTTTTAGACCGAAAACTTTTAAGTTGGAACTTTAAtttattaagaataaaaaaaaaacaggtgttctttttttttggatGATATAATGTATAATTTACAATTAGAAAATtgtgttaaaggggcactagctacgatatatataaaaaaataaagtatgattttttttagatcaatcattaatcaaattggaataatgaaataataatttgcttttagcaatcaatttcctttaattttgttgaaataagcgattaaacataatttttgactgattcacttgcaagtgaaaacgtcatcatcattctaactggtattcatgtgaacttcaagttaacccctagctagagattgacaacgcatgcattgtacgtgtactggttatttaaagaaaaagaatgtcaacaatgaaagtgaaactacggtaaatcatttgattactaattcgatgcacataaaatcattcttatatgattaaaaacaatgagaaacatctatttttaatctataaaataaaatcaaacagacctataaaaatgcaattgcacgtgttggtttaatcttttcgtatctttatttttgtttacatcgcttatatggtcatctgaggtcaaatcgatagttaattagatggcgtctggactaaaatacacacgaaacgaacttatatattatctaccccatgctctgtaaactgtttattttagacttttgatagtttggataaatgttttacattgttataaaccaaatatgagaatttgagtcaaatcggttacaatgaatttcacagctagtgcccctttaactgaAGATTTTTACTGTATAACCATATAACATGTTATTGTATACATGTTGCTTTATTGAGTTGAATATTGTGTATTTGATGTGTATACATATGATGTTTAGATGTTGGGGAATAgccatttaactttttttaaaaaggggggaggtTGTTTGGAGTTATTTTTTCATGCAAaggttttttttgtagttttacaaTGCTACATCtgatcaaattttcaaaatttaagactATAATTAAGTTTTTGGGAAAATCATgattcagaaagaaaaaaaaaaaatgttttcttctgcttgaacacaatattttttttcatcaatttggaATCTGAAAATTGTTTTTGGGAAATTTTATAACACCGGAGCtcccccttttgaagttaaatggttgtttcCTAATATTGCTTCTTTAGGGCTTACTCTAGTCCAAAGGGggtttaattgttttatatgggcattaaaaatgttgaaaagggaaagttggtaatattaattatgatCCAGCAAATAGTGCCATCAATGGAATTGCAATTGTtgactttgtttaatattttaatttttctctggttataaaaataaatgtcaacAAAGTTCAAAACTATGCtacatatttacaaattaaactgAGTCAACAATTAAATTGAGTTACATTGCATGTATCTTGGAATAATTTCTagaattccatattttttttttaaatcatgtgcATGTAGATTGttacttaaatttgaaaaattaataggTGTTGCATTTATTgtcttttgacaaattttatttttatatattttcacacatATTTGTGTACTCATACATTACCATTtagtctttcctttttcaatcaTGTCCATGAACATATTTGTATGTGCATTTTTTCTGTTAGTTTTTGACATTTAGACATTATTCTGATAacaattttttggaaaataatgTACGACTTTGATTTTTTAGTGAAAGAATTATCATTTTGGCTAGTGTCATGACTTGAGCTTGATAAATTTATCCTGagaatttttttacaaattgaaatttggaatacatattttttttcttacataatGGTGTATAATTCTTGTgcataaacatattaaaaaaacatgcaaaattgCATTCTTTTTGGCTGTGTTTCAAGTAATTACTTTGTAACATATAAAAACTAGTCCGTAATAGAATTCCTGGTTGTTAAATTGGAAAactttttaacacaaattgaatatctaaaaagagggaattaaaaaaacatttttttctagtttatttctgtttaatatgtggttttgtacatgtacatactatATCATACTTGTTGcagttttaaattgtttgcaatGACTTTTTTGATTGAATGAAGTGGAACATCAAATATATGGTTGATTCCATCCCATATGTCTAACATGCTGTCTTGAACTTCATATTAAACTTTAGAGGCAAGTTAAGAGGAAATGATTACATGTTATATGTACTATGTTGTATTTATACCTGTTTCATACAAACTTCCGAAAGCCTGATGAATAAGTCGTAGGATTCACTAAATCATAGTTATTTTCCACATGATTCGATTAATGATACAAAGTACATGTAGGCTGTTGATggtatgaaaaatgtttaaatatttttaatattaggtagattttaaaatattttttttttagtaataaactttaaaaaaaactagaagaaaataaaatactgtttcACTTAATTTTCTTTCCTGTTTTGTCCCATTTTCAAATCTTTCcataaatattgaatattataaaCTGAAAATAGTTTaacttctaacatgtctaaatgtCTAATGAGATTAGTGCTTTTGTGATTAaatgtaatttcacatgtttttttaaaagaacacaTGAAAATGTATTTATGAAGATTCTAATTTCCCCATCAGTGTAAGGTATATTTAAATATAGGTCACAGCTGCCAGTTAACTGTTCAAAatcagtatacatgtatttttaaatcCTTACATGTTTTTTTATGGTACAGAAATTTGAGAATGAATTTCAAGTTCATAGAGAATGATAGTACAAATGCATGAACTACAAACTTGCCTTTGGTCTgcaaatttaaaatatacatgtatacaaatatgCTAAAAGCTTGTTATTAAAAATACCAGGATGGAAATGGATGTCTAAAATGAATAATAAGTTTACAGTATAATGGAGGCCCAATGTGGGAGAAAATGCCAATCAAAATCTATGCAAAAGGACAATACATTAACGTgtcattgttttgtaatttaacaattctttaaaagtaaaaatgcttaatttatattcatgttcatttcattttttggGCAGCTATTTAAGTCATGGTTAAATGAAagtaaataagaaagaaaaacataCCCATTGCACCTCCATCTGTCATCATGACAACCTTTTTGTgatgttttgtcttttttgttatggcaaaatgtttacaatttacactgttaaagttttattataaagttataatatAACCAAGGAATAATGTGTTAGTCATTATTTATGAATCCTTTTGGATATGGACaagttattcatttatttttttacattgatacAATTGAAATGATCGTACATAAAATAAggagctgtggtatgattgccaagagacacCTATATATAGCTACATGTATCAATTAGAAAATGAACAAAGATGAAGGCTTATAAGAGGTAACtgcatggccttcaacaatgagttaacCCTTACCCTATAGTCTGCTATACAAGGCTCTGACATGAAAAGTGAGACACAATGTATGTCATTTTTAATCAAATCTCGTATTTATGTTCTACGACAAAAAGTAGTATTGGTAcacttttattcttttaaaatgtgaatatttaagaaattgttaggtacatgtatatatgaatgagacagtaaccaaacaacaaaaattaCCAAAAGACATCCTTGAACAAGACAGTTGTCAAACAATATGTTACGCTCATGATAGGTCCAAGTCTAGTAAAATGTTGATAACATTTATAGAACAATTTGAATACTGCTTCTAGAATCGGTCAATGCAGGTATAATGTTCCTAATACTTTTCTCTGAATAGCAGGTTCAATACACCATCTTATGGCTAAGTGACTGAAATGTAAAATTTATGGAAAGCAGGTTTTTATTGTTCAATTAGCCTTGTACGAGTACAAGTACATGTTGGGTatttttcatcaatataaaaagatgtggtatgattgccaaggagacgactcttcacaagataccaaatTACCCAAAATTTAACTAAAGGTCAtattatggccttcaacaatgagcaaagcccataccgtaaaGTCTGTAACCTAATAATTGACTTAAAAACCCTGTAGTTTGAATCCAGTcatcctggtgtagtggtataaATGGTGGCTTCATATGCTCAAGGTCCGGAGTTTATCTCCCTGCATAGGCACTGGAAAtgtaatggatttttttttacattcaatagTTTTAAAAGATGGTCTTTATTCCGCTTAATATTTCCAAGTTAGATAGTGTTTGCCATTCCGAAACAAATGGTTCCACAACCAAAGAAAGCATGCAGAAAAAAGAAACTAGAGGTCAGGTGATCCAACTCGTATCACCCCAATTAGAACATAGGAGTTGGTATCTAAGGTCCTTTTTTCAGGGATCTGTTATATCAGTCAAATTCATTTCGTCAAAATTATAAGCCATATGATCCAAGACTGGTTTGATGTGTGGAGTAATTGTTAGTTGTACATGACATAGTTCCTTGGTTCAGTTCATGTCTCGCATATTATAAGCAATGGGTAAACTTTTTTTTGCACAGAATGATTAAGTTAGGTGCAAGGGTTTTGTTTTGACCTCTTGTTTATTGGTTCTatggtcaaatttttttttgtgggtATTTCTTTTACACCTAACTAAGCAATGGATCAACAACATGATATAATGTAAGGTGTACAAGTTTGTCTGACCGTGACCTAATTTTAATGGCcaatgtgatacttgtagtagaACCTTGATATCTTTAATTACAAAAaagatgtatgattgccaatgagccaaactctccacaaaagaccaaatgacacagaactaTAGGTCCCTGTCtttatcaatgagcaaagcccatacctgaaagtccgctataaaaggccctgaaatgacatgtaaaacaattcaaacaagaaaaacaacgacccaatttatgttaaaataaaa from Mytilus galloprovincialis chromosome 2, xbMytGall1.hap1.1, whole genome shotgun sequence encodes:
- the LOC143063958 gene encoding protein HEXIM1-like — protein: MNVNGSAMMEADFSRGDEKMETTNPLREVPDGEKENRNSCGAPHGVGAVDGNHSEDIDICEKKKKRRRRPKGGMKHKKYKPYDKLSWSERRDLEEKEAVRANQKREDAFKHGHPVAPYNTTQYLMEDHIKNEEINPDLHLEGHCHRINSRESREGSGGGTDSSEESFTSTEDEEIENDSSYQEHQFTETYDNMAAERLRNMSKDELIKDYVELESKLDRLEKRYRRRQMRSKSGESSGSLSSGGEEFMDFDEVKKFQEENRRLKEENELLKKEIGKLSDQGSN